The Longimicrobium sp. genome has a segment encoding these proteins:
- a CDS encoding outer membrane protein, translated as MKRTLIASALFAGTMLSAGSLDAQVSKNSGFLLNLHVAGNTIETTLEDMESDRESGGGLGLGIGYGFGETFALVINLDAASVRSDEEGEDAEDLALAHFDIGGRLNFGSTESALRPYVNAAFSGVAEGTTSENEDENVTISGAGFTVGGGLQYFFSPRLALDAGLQGSFGKFTEIQVGDQSADIDDDVKFTTARLQLGVSFHP; from the coding sequence ATGAAGCGCACACTGATCGCCTCCGCCCTGTTCGCGGGTACCATGCTCTCCGCGGGCAGCCTGGACGCGCAGGTCTCGAAGAACTCCGGGTTCCTGCTGAACCTGCACGTTGCCGGAAACACCATCGAGACCACCCTGGAGGATATGGAATCCGACCGTGAGAGCGGTGGCGGGCTGGGGCTGGGGATCGGCTACGGATTCGGGGAAACCTTCGCCCTCGTGATCAACCTCGATGCGGCGAGCGTCAGATCCGACGAGGAGGGCGAGGACGCTGAAGACCTCGCGCTGGCGCACTTCGACATCGGCGGCCGGCTGAACTTCGGCAGCACCGAGTCGGCGCTCCGCCCGTACGTGAACGCGGCGTTCTCGGGCGTCGCCGAAGGCACCACCAGCGAGAATGAGGACGAGAACGTCACCATCAGCGGCGCGGGCTTCACCGTCGGCGGTGGCCTGCAGTACTTCTTCTCGCCCCGCCTTGCGCTGGACGCGGGCCTGCAGGGCAGCTTCGGCAAGTTCACCGAGATCCAGGTGGGCGACCAGTCCGCCGATATCGACGACGACGTGAAGTTCACCACGGCCCGCCTGCAGCTGGGCGTGAGCTTTCACCCGTAG